In Leptotrichia sp. OH3620_COT-345, the following proteins share a genomic window:
- a CDS encoding alpha-amylase family glycosyl hydrolase, translated as MNLLRMKKIVLLLIMTGRIISFSEGNQSTENITKYSQRDDNYIDTDSLYHDEKTEYRVDEGEKVRIILETKNNDIYSAQVIYGGKGKTMKSIGNYGGKEIFVAEIPNIETDYYFKLIDGKVKYFYGKNISTSENSVQKFHYKKSDKLTNIPEWSRGSVGYQIYIDSFRNGNVDNDPIFNEFGTDDFKAPTGKIRSGTQKKDLVAAMWGSGTYNSEFTVNEWNGNYETKNVWEENALNEVKNYSRYYGGDLQGIKEKLDYLKDLGVEYLILSSPLYSLSNHKYDTIYFNHVDPYFGYLEQTGTEKGLDVKAKVHNKNGDKELNLLIYNNKTGKNLLGENMLDTKTWVWTDSDLELASLIKEAHKKGLKVILEIAPDITSRRFFARMDSRYKNWYLDENDLRLNLSNKDVRNYIENSLKKWVLGPDETFKNYSDDDGIDGIRYVYYDDKNKNYLVSITETLKKYKKDILISGEFTKKFGEDISSGVYDSGEDYNIVNDLIKYTVNINPNYKIGSVEFATKLNEIYNKYSNERFNATQIFVDSVDTDRIYSGVINPDRVFDRNNQSNQEYLNIRPDLYDVNAISKFKKIIAVQMMLPATPVIYYGDEKGMWGADSPRNRKPMLWEDYMPYENETDDISKYTNRLRSLPENVQINEVEKTISYPVAINNDIEAYYKTLLKIRKDYRELFKNGKFRILEVYNDPKTKIRIDNEMAQYLNEEKRKAKIYQGKDIIPKVPNVDFITYEISNKKDSIIVIMNNSGESYPLSLQVPKLFGFYTNQLLKKEKYSIADKKINIIVKPYEVKILHSKDTNILDSFK; from the coding sequence ATGAATTTGTTAAGAATGAAAAAGATAGTACTATTACTTATAATGACAGGAAGAATAATTTCATTTTCTGAAGGAAATCAGTCAACTGAAAATATTACAAAATACAGTCAGAGAGATGATAACTATATAGATACGGATTCTCTCTATCATGATGAGAAAACCGAATACAGAGTGGATGAAGGAGAGAAAGTACGGATAATACTTGAAACTAAAAATAACGATATTTATTCTGCACAAGTTATATATGGCGGCAAAGGAAAAACAATGAAAAGTATAGGAAATTATGGAGGAAAAGAAATATTTGTTGCTGAAATTCCTAACATTGAAACGGATTATTACTTTAAGTTGATAGATGGTAAAGTAAAATATTTTTATGGGAAAAATATTTCCACTTCAGAAAATTCCGTACAGAAATTTCATTATAAAAAATCAGATAAATTGACTAATATTCCCGAATGGTCCAGAGGTTCAGTCGGATATCAAATATATATAGATTCATTTAGAAACGGAAACGTGGACAATGATCCTATATTTAATGAATTTGGAACGGATGACTTTAAAGCACCTACGGGAAAGATACGCTCCGGAACACAAAAGAAAGATTTAGTTGCTGCAATGTGGGGCTCAGGAACATATAATTCGGAATTTACCGTAAATGAATGGAACGGGAATTACGAAACAAAAAATGTATGGGAAGAAAATGCCTTAAATGAAGTAAAAAATTATTCCAGATATTACGGAGGAGATTTACAAGGAATAAAGGAAAAATTGGATTATCTTAAAGATTTGGGAGTGGAGTACCTGATTTTATCTTCGCCTCTTTATTCATTGTCAAATCACAAGTATGATACAATATATTTCAATCATGTAGATCCTTATTTCGGGTATCTTGAACAGACAGGAACAGAGAAGGGGCTTGATGTTAAAGCTAAAGTACACAATAAAAACGGAGATAAGGAACTAAATTTACTCATATATAACAATAAAACAGGAAAAAATCTTCTTGGTGAAAATATGTTGGATACAAAAACATGGGTATGGACAGATTCGGATCTGGAACTGGCAAGTTTAATAAAGGAAGCTCATAAAAAAGGACTCAAAGTTATATTGGAAATAGCACCTGATATTACTTCAAGAAGGTTTTTTGCAAGAATGGATTCACGTTATAAAAACTGGTATTTGGATGAAAATGACTTGAGGTTGAATTTATCCAATAAAGATGTAAGAAATTATATAGAAAATTCATTGAAAAAATGGGTACTCGGACCTGATGAAACATTTAAAAACTACTCAGATGACGACGGTATTGACGGGATAAGATATGTTTATTATGACGATAAAAATAAAAATTATCTTGTCAGTATAACGGAAACACTGAAAAAATATAAGAAAGACATACTTATTTCAGGTGAATTTACTAAAAAGTTCGGAGAGGATATATCTTCAGGAGTTTATGACAGCGGAGAAGACTATAATATAGTAAATGATCTTATAAAATATACCGTAAATATAAATCCAAACTACAAAATAGGAAGTGTGGAATTTGCCACTAAATTGAATGAAATATACAATAAATATTCAAATGAAAGATTTAATGCAACACAGATTTTTGTAGATTCAGTAGATACTGACAGAATATATAGCGGAGTAATTAATCCTGACAGAGTATTTGACAGGAATAACCAGTCAAATCAAGAATATCTGAATATAAGACCTGATTTATATGATGTAAATGCAATAAGTAAATTTAAAAAAATAATAGCTGTACAGATGATGTTACCTGCAACCCCTGTTATATATTACGGTGATGAAAAGGGTATGTGGGGAGCGGATTCTCCACGAAATAGAAAACCTATGCTTTGGGAAGATTATATGCCGTATGAAAATGAAACTGATGATATAAGTAAATATACGAACAGATTGAGGAGTCTTCCTGAAAATGTACAAATAAATGAAGTTGAAAAGACAATTTCCTATCCTGTAGCTATAAATAATGATATTGAGGCATATTATAAAACTTTACTGAAGATTAGGAAAGACTACAGAGAACTTTTTAAAAACGGGAAATTCAGAATTTTAGAAGTTTATAATGACCCTAAGACAAAAATACGTATAGATAATGAAATGGCACAATATCTTAATGAAGAAAAGAGGAAAGCGAAAATTTATCAGGGAAAAGACATTATTCCTAAAGTTCCCAATGTTGATTTTATAACTTATGAGATTTCCAATAAAAAAGATTCAATTATAGTAATAATGAATAATAGTGGAGAATCTTATCCCTTGAGTTTACAAGTTCCGAAGCTTTTCGGTTTTTATACCAACCAATTGCTTAAGAAGGAAAAGTACTCAATTGCGGATAAAAAAATAAATATAATTGTGAAACCTTATGAAGTAAAAATACTTCATAGTAAAGATACGAATATACTTGATTCTTTTAAATAA
- a CDS encoding ComF family protein translates to MNNIYYIWDYNDDFKKMIFSYKYKRKKKLAELIARLINEEFRFILQRERIDLIVSVPINKKRKSERGYNQVDEILKCLNIRYIQLKRVRNTEKMHKLLNEELRIKNIKGSFSVNKNVDFKNKRILIVDDIITTGSTLREIKKSILEAADGKEKKSSGETIISVFCLAAAREIKINKGEI, encoded by the coding sequence TTGAATAATATATATTACATATGGGATTATAACGATGATTTTAAAAAAATGATTTTTTCATATAAATATAAAAGAAAAAAGAAACTGGCGGAATTAATTGCACGACTCATAAATGAAGAGTTCAGATTTATTCTTCAAAGGGAAAGGATAGATCTGATAGTAAGTGTACCTATAAATAAAAAAAGAAAAAGTGAACGTGGATATAATCAGGTAGATGAAATATTGAAATGTCTAAATATCCGATATATCCAGTTAAAACGTGTAAGAAATACTGAAAAGATGCATAAATTACTAAATGAAGAATTACGTATAAAAAACATAAAAGGAAGCTTTTCTGTAAATAAAAATGTTGATTTTAAAAATAAAAGAATATTAATAGTTGATGATATTATAACAACAGGATCCACATTGAGAGAAATAAAAAAGAGTATTTTAGAAGCAGCAGACGGTAAGGAGAAAAAATCATCTGGAGAAACGATAATTTCAGTTTTTTGCCTTGCAGCTGCAAGAGAAATTAAAATAAATAAGGGAGAAATATGA
- a CDS encoding zinc ribbon domain-containing protein: MKNNEKCLKCGSTSCEIKTMAIPTKKLGEAKISLDTFYLKICQNCGYTEMYSAKVIEKVKKPVKNY; the protein is encoded by the coding sequence ATGAAAAATAATGAAAAATGTCTGAAATGCGGCTCAACAAGCTGTGAAATAAAAACAATGGCTATACCTACAAAAAAGCTTGGAGAAGCAAAAATATCACTTGATACTTTTTATTTAAAAATATGTCAAAACTGCGGTTATACTGAAATGTACTCGGCAAAAGTAATTGAAAAAGTTAAAAAACCTGTTAAAAACTACTGA
- a CDS encoding YraN family protein — translation MKNKRETGFEYEEIAKKFLEEKNLSFITSNYYTRYGEVDLIFFEKLSETLVFVEVKYRKKSIYGTAVETVDRKKQEKILLSSQIYIIENEWNGNIRYDIIGITGNKSENNINWIKNAF, via the coding sequence ATGAAAAATAAAAGGGAAACAGGGTTTGAATATGAGGAAATTGCAAAAAAGTTTTTGGAAGAGAAAAATCTTTCATTTATTACAAGTAATTATTATACGAGATATGGAGAAGTAGATTTAATTTTTTTTGAAAAACTTTCTGAAACTCTTGTATTTGTAGAAGTAAAATACAGAAAAAAGAGTATTTACGGAACAGCTGTTGAAACAGTCGATAGAAAAAAACAGGAAAAAATTTTGTTGTCATCTCAGATTTATATCATAGAAAATGAGTGGAACGGCAATATCAGATATGATATTATAGGAATAACGGGAAATAAATCTGAAAACAATATTAACTGGATAAAAAATGCGTTTTGA
- a CDS encoding ribonuclease HII, translated as MNEMVKFDESYNQIIAGVDEAGRGPLAGPVVAAAVIITQYFKELEEINDSKKLTAKKREHLFELINKKCIVGTGMADENEIDRINILNATFSAMKRAITDLKEKSDFDIVLVDGNHKIRGYNEKQEAVIKGDSKSLSIAAASIIAKVTRDRLLDEMSEQFPEYGFERHKGYGTKFHREILLEKGPCSYHRKSFLEKILGNKNKNKENKKENN; from the coding sequence ATGAATGAGATGGTAAAATTTGACGAAAGCTATAATCAGATAATAGCAGGAGTGGATGAAGCAGGTCGCGGTCCTCTGGCAGGTCCTGTTGTAGCTGCGGCAGTTATTATAACTCAATATTTTAAAGAACTTGAGGAAATAAATGATTCTAAAAAACTGACTGCGAAAAAGCGGGAGCATTTATTTGAACTTATAAATAAAAAATGTATTGTAGGAACGGGAATGGCCGATGAAAATGAAATAGATAGAATTAACATATTAAATGCGACTTTTTCCGCAATGAAAAGAGCAATAACAGATTTAAAGGAAAAATCGGATTTTGATATTGTTCTTGTTGATGGAAATCATAAAATACGAGGATATAATGAGAAACAGGAAGCTGTCATAAAAGGAGATTCAAAATCTCTTTCTATTGCAGCGGCATCTATTATTGCCAAAGTTACGAGGGACAGACTACTTGATGAAATGTCGGAGCAGTTTCCTGAATATGGTTTTGAAAGGCATAAAGGATATGGAACGAAATTTCATAGGGAAATACTCCTTGAAAAGGGACCATGTAGTTACCATAGAAAGTCTTTTTTAGAAAAAATACTGGGAAATAAGAATAAAAATAAAGAAAATAAAAAAGAGAACAATTAA
- a CDS encoding RluA family pseudouridine synthase — MRNEEKIKIITVFSDNINERIDIFLSGKTALTRSRIQQLIKDGNVKVNGKDTKPSYKIEENDKIEFIIPKIKEVEIKPENISINIIYEDTDIAIINKNAGLVVHPAQGHYSGTLVNAILYHIKDLSGINGEIRPGIVHRLDKDTSGLIVIAKNDKAHINLTKMFQEKEIKKTYLAILKGKLNKKNGKIITQIGRDPNDRKKMTVIRDDNKGKTAITNYNVISQNNLFTLVKVYIETGRTHQIRVHMKYLGHPILGDRVYGRKDSEKRQMLHAYKLEFLHPVTREPLKFISEIPNDFKNALKSSKLEFNIRCVEE; from the coding sequence ATGAGAAATGAAGAAAAAATAAAAATAATAACTGTTTTTTCAGATAATATAAATGAGAGAATAGATATCTTTTTGTCGGGAAAAACCGCTTTAACAAGAAGTCGTATACAGCAGTTAATCAAAGACGGAAATGTAAAAGTGAATGGAAAAGATACAAAACCTTCTTATAAAATAGAAGAAAATGATAAAATAGAATTTATAATACCTAAAATTAAGGAAGTGGAAATAAAACCTGAAAATATAAGTATAAATATAATATATGAAGATACGGATATCGCTATTATAAATAAAAACGCAGGTTTGGTAGTACATCCTGCACAGGGACATTATTCAGGTACTCTTGTAAATGCAATTTTATATCATATAAAGGATCTATCGGGTATTAACGGGGAAATAAGACCCGGAATAGTTCATAGGCTTGATAAGGATACGAGTGGTCTTATAGTAATAGCCAAAAATGATAAAGCTCATATAAATCTTACAAAAATGTTTCAGGAAAAAGAAATAAAAAAAACTTATCTGGCAATTTTAAAAGGAAAACTGAATAAAAAAAATGGAAAAATAATAACGCAAATAGGACGCGATCCGAATGATAGGAAAAAAATGACAGTTATACGGGACGATAATAAAGGGAAAACTGCAATTACGAACTATAATGTAATTTCTCAGAACAATCTTTTTACATTGGTTAAAGTTTATATTGAAACAGGGAGAACTCATCAAATAAGAGTTCATATGAAATATTTAGGGCATCCCATATTAGGTGACAGAGTATATGGCAGAAAAGATAGTGAAAAAAGGCAAATGTTACATGCATATAAGCTTGAATTTTTGCATCCGGTTACAAGAGAACCTTTAAAATTTATATCCGAAATACCTAATGATTTTAAAAATGCACTAAAAAGTTCAAAACTTGAATTTAATATACGATGTGTGGAGGAATAA
- a CDS encoding HD domain-containing protein, translating into MYIIKKGMEYFFPEIDKRLLDEAMQYLSGKEQKIFENMSKYDQSHSLEVYKKLKNTELKNDKLYLRLALLHDCGKGKVSLVTRIFHKFGLKTILKNHTLNGYKKIKNIDKELSILIKNHHNKNYSDKMSIFQKCDDES; encoded by the coding sequence ATGTATATAATAAAAAAAGGTATGGAATATTTTTTTCCTGAAATTGATAAAAGATTACTTGATGAAGCTATGCAATATTTATCCGGAAAAGAACAGAAAATTTTTGAAAATATGAGTAAATATGATCAGTCACATTCATTGGAAGTATATAAAAAATTAAAAAATACTGAATTGAAAAATGACAAGTTATATTTAAGGTTAGCTCTTCTTCATGACTGCGGTAAAGGAAAAGTATCGTTAGTAACAAGAATATTTCATAAATTCGGATTGAAAACTATACTGAAAAATCATACTTTAAACGGATATAAAAAAATAAAGAATATTGACAAAGAATTAAGTATTTTAATTAAAAATCATCATAATAAAAATTATTCGGATAAAATGTCGATTTTTCAAAAATGTGATGATGAAAGCTGA
- a CDS encoding pseudouridylate synthase, which yields MTQKMIKTEKINRLIREFENTEYFGYMFFIEYNGEKFDSFDENSGKKSVKSEFRKLLEKNNIKIFKGIQQAGRTDKEVNAEENILYVNSKQHIMYEDIINECDGLKIKRISKTLPFLEFPQMIEKRYYIYEYPEHLIKNNEEKIKKNCEELSGKRNYIKFTSKKGKQLKNHIREIYVKFESGKLYFEGNGFLHQQVRIMSNFILNGSMRPLQGKYLIFKKADLSVKLKKLIFNNVDRKIFETEEDLKNYSIGIKEERILNIIENIEKNSYFYIFYVKEKNKSELIGKKGKNIKKLKKIFGNIVVKGKD from the coding sequence ATGACGCAAAAGATGATAAAAACAGAAAAAATTAATAGACTGATAAGAGAGTTTGAAAATACTGAATATTTCGGATATATGTTCTTCATTGAATATAACGGTGAAAAATTTGATTCTTTTGATGAAAATTCAGGAAAAAAAAGTGTAAAATCGGAATTCAGAAAATTGCTTGAAAAAAATAATATAAAAATTTTTAAAGGAATTCAACAGGCAGGCAGAACAGATAAAGAGGTAAATGCCGAAGAAAATATACTTTATGTAAATTCAAAGCAACATATAATGTATGAAGACATTATTAATGAATGTGACGGTCTTAAAATAAAAAGAATATCCAAAACTTTACCTTTTCTTGAATTTCCTCAAATGATAGAAAAGCGTTATTATATTTATGAATATCCTGAACATTTGATAAAAAATAATGAGGAAAAAATAAAGAAAAATTGTGAAGAACTGTCAGGAAAACGAAACTATATAAAGTTTACTTCAAAGAAAGGAAAGCAACTTAAAAATCATATAAGAGAAATTTATGTGAAGTTTGAAAGTGGGAAATTATATTTTGAAGGTAACGGTTTCCTTCATCAACAAGTACGTATAATGAGTAATTTTATATTAAACGGAAGTATGAGACCTCTTCAGGGTAAATATCTCATTTTTAAAAAAGCGGATTTGTCGGTAAAATTAAAAAAACTTATATTTAATAATGTTGATAGGAAAATATTTGAAACAGAAGAAGATTTAAAAAATTACAGTATAGGTATTAAAGAAGAAAGAATTTTAAATATAATTGAAAATATTGAAAAAAACAGTTATTTTTATATTTTTTATGTAAAGGAAAAAAATAAAAGTGAACTGATCGGAAAAAAAGGAAAAAATATAAAAAAGCTGAAAAAAATATTTGGAAATATTGTTGTAAAAGGAAAAGATTAA
- a CDS encoding asparaginase gives MKEKILIINTGGTISMIHSDGSEGKGGLKPSKSWDEAIQNYQFLKKLNVDYAQTSQIIDSSDMSYELWIEIADIIEKNYNKYKGFVILHGTDTMSYTASALSFMLKNLNKTVILTGAQRPIQEMRSDGLQNLLTSIEIIEKQENFQYNGEKLPVVPEVCIFFRDHLFRGNRSRKLDSSNYFGFSSPNYLPLGQAGSKINIYEERLMLKSSEEFYVDYEINPDILMIDLFPSFNPEILKRIFYKNNEIKGLVLRTYGSGNTPQNKEFLNTLKYIADSGVIILNITQCTIGSVEPGLYEANEAITKIGAVNGYDMTPEAAITKFMYLLGKYTDKEKIKEKLGENIAGELTK, from the coding sequence ATGAAAGAAAAAATTTTAATTATAAATACCGGAGGAACTATAAGTATGATTCATTCAGACGGTAGTGAAGGAAAAGGCGGTTTGAAGCCGTCAAAATCATGGGATGAAGCTATACAGAATTATCAGTTTCTGAAAAAGCTTAATGTAGACTATGCACAGACTAGTCAAATTATTGATTCTTCGGATATGAGTTATGAATTGTGGATAGAAATTGCAGATATAATTGAGAAAAATTATAATAAATATAAAGGGTTTGTAATACTGCACGGGACTGATACGATGTCATATACTGCCAGCGCTCTTTCATTTATGCTCAAAAATCTTAATAAAACTGTCATACTTACAGGCGCGCAGCGACCTATTCAGGAAATGAGGAGTGACGGGCTTCAGAATTTACTTACTTCCATTGAGATAATTGAAAAGCAGGAAAATTTTCAGTATAATGGAGAAAAACTTCCTGTAGTTCCTGAAGTATGTATATTTTTTAGAGATCATCTTTTCAGAGGAAATAGATCAAGAAAACTGGATTCATCAAATTATTTCGGATTTTCTTCACCAAATTATCTTCCTTTGGGACAGGCAGGCTCTAAAATAAATATATATGAAGAAAGACTCATGCTTAAATCTTCAGAGGAATTTTATGTAGATTATGAAATTAATCCCGATATACTTATGATTGATTTATTTCCAAGTTTTAATCCTGAAATATTGAAAAGAATATTTTATAAAAATAATGAAATAAAAGGACTTGTTTTAAGGACATACGGTAGCGGAAATACTCCTCAGAACAAGGAATTTCTTAATACTCTGAAATATATAGCAGATTCAGGAGTAATTATTTTGAATATAACTCAATGCACAATAGGAAGTGTAGAACCGGGACTATACGAAGCAAATGAAGCGATAACAAAAATTGGAGCTGTAAATGGATATGATATGACTCCTGAAGCCGCGATTACAAAATTTATGTATTTACTCGGCAAATATACAGATAAAGAGAAAATAAAAGAGAAACTTGGAGAAAATATTGCAGGTGAACTTACAAAATGA
- a CDS encoding HAD family hydrolase, translated as MKYDLVLFDLDGTLVNTLEAIAKSGNSAFEELGMKTYSIEYFNNLIGHGVTGIVDKVFDVENYNEKEINKEKVKEVVRKYYKKYFDYNVSLYPEIDKLMDFLEKNHIKKGIVTNKDQELALKTVESRLSRWNFVDIIGADDGKYPRKPHPYGIDRISEELGISKEKVLFVGDMEVDIKTAYNAGTDVIYCEWGFGKGKGEKNIPETIKVGDVNKFIEKIK; from the coding sequence ATGAAGTATGATTTAGTATTATTTGATTTGGACGGAACACTTGTAAATACTCTTGAAGCTATTGCAAAATCGGGGAATTCAGCATTTGAAGAATTAGGAATGAAAACTTATTCAATAGAATACTTTAATAATCTTATAGGACATGGAGTGACCGGAATTGTAGATAAAGTATTTGATGTTGAAAATTATAATGAAAAGGAAATTAATAAGGAAAAAGTGAAGGAAGTTGTAAGAAAATACTATAAAAAATATTTTGATTACAATGTTTCTCTTTATCCTGAAATTGACAAATTAATGGATTTTCTTGAAAAAAACCATATAAAAAAAGGGATTGTTACTAATAAAGATCAGGAGCTGGCTTTAAAAACAGTAGAAAGCAGACTTTCAAGATGGAACTTTGTTGATATAATAGGGGCGGATGACGGCAAATATCCGAGAAAACCTCATCCTTATGGAATAGACAGAATTTCAGAAGAACTGGGTATATCTAAAGAAAAAGTATTATTTGTAGGAGATATGGAAGTGGATATAAAAACTGCATATAATGCAGGAACAGATGTGATTTATTGTGAGTGGGGATTTGGTAAAGGAAAAGGTGAAAAAAATATTCCTGAAACTATAAAAGTTGGCGATGTGAATAAATTTATAGAAAAAATCAAATAA
- a CDS encoding DUF896 domain-containing protein, with product MEDIIKKINEFSKIARERELTEEEAKEREKYRKEYLKKFKASIRGHLESIKVVRVDEAGNPIDEKGNKIPTEA from the coding sequence ATGGAAGATATAATAAAAAAAATAAATGAGTTTTCAAAAATAGCAAGAGAAAGGGAATTGACAGAAGAAGAAGCAAAAGAAAGAGAAAAGTACAGGAAAGAATATCTGAAAAAATTTAAAGCAAGTATAAGAGGGCATTTGGAGAGTATAAAAGTCGTAAGAGTGGATGAAGCGGGAAATCCTATAGATGAAAAAGGAAATAAAATCCCTACTGAAGCATAA
- a CDS encoding carbonic anhydrase: MFCTLICCMDGRFIHIINEYIRNNYRYEYVDTITDAGPVNKIIYDDYLKAVEDKIVLISINKHKSDHIFIAGHSDCAGCPIDDKTQKNYIKKAVKMIREHLSDIAVTGLFVYKEGDIEILIDFV; encoded by the coding sequence ATGTTTTGTACTTTAATTTGCTGTATGGATGGAAGATTTATACATATAATAAATGAATATATAAGAAACAATTACAGATATGAATATGTGGACACAATAACCGATGCAGGTCCTGTAAATAAAATCATCTATGATGATTACCTGAAAGCTGTTGAAGACAAAATTGTACTGATTTCTATTAATAAACATAAATCTGATCATATTTTTATTGCAGGACATAGTGACTGTGCAGGTTGTCCTATTGATGATAAAACTCAGAAAAACTATATAAAAAAAGCTGTCAAAATGATTAGAGAACATCTTTCCGATATTGCAGTCACAGGATTATTTGTATATAAAGAAGGAGATATAGAGATTTTGATTGATTTTGTCTAA
- a CDS encoding thymidine kinase, translating into MEFHLKSNIGILEVITGSMFSGKSEELIRRLRRAKYAKQKVIVFKHSIDRRYGEGGIYSHANSSLEAYPVNSVKQMEEIMEKNNDTEVIGIDEIQFFGEKEDVVGFCKKYVEFGKRVIVAGLDMSFRAEPYHPMPELMGIADQVDKFRAICTVCGKPAYASQRLINGKPAYYDDPLVLVGASENYEARCRRHHIVRYRKNNKGKIYFIVGTDIGAGKKSVEKLYSESILKDKKIKTIILSSETEKSENRLSDLRKEIEKELIENDFIFIRIVKGILFPLEGNYTVLDFMCEYRKSSEIILVSRNKKGLLNQVLLTVDILRKSDLNFKEIVYTNRSDIDKEDSEIIEEVCKLTKLSYRVLE; encoded by the coding sequence ATGGAATTTCATTTGAAAAGTAATATAGGAATATTGGAAGTAATTACAGGAAGTATGTTTTCCGGAAAAAGTGAAGAGCTGATACGACGACTGCGTAGAGCTAAGTATGCAAAGCAAAAAGTAATAGTATTTAAACATTCCATCGACAGGAGATACGGAGAGGGAGGCATATATTCCCATGCAAACAGCAGTTTGGAAGCTTATCCTGTAAATTCGGTAAAGCAGATGGAAGAAATAATGGAAAAAAATAATGATACTGAAGTTATAGGAATAGATGAAATTCAATTTTTCGGAGAAAAAGAAGATGTAGTAGGTTTTTGTAAAAAATATGTAGAATTTGGAAAGAGAGTTATTGTTGCAGGATTAGATATGAGTTTCAGAGCCGAACCTTATCATCCTATGCCTGAATTAATGGGCATAGCTGATCAGGTGGATAAATTTCGTGCTATATGTACTGTTTGTGGAAAACCTGCTTATGCCAGTCAGAGACTGATTAACGGTAAGCCTGCTTATTATGACGATCCTTTAGTTTTAGTCGGAGCTTCTGAAAATTATGAAGCCAGATGTAGAAGGCATCATATTGTAAGATATAGAAAAAATAATAAAGGAAAAATTTATTTTATAGTCGGAACGGATATAGGAGCAGGAAAAAAATCAGTTGAAAAATTATATTCAGAAAGTATATTAAAAGATAAAAAGATAAAAACGATAATACTGTCTTCGGAAACTGAAAAATCGGAAAACAGGTTGTCGGATTTAAGAAAAGAAATAGAAAAAGAACTGATTGAAAATGACTTTATTTTTATAAGAATAGTAAAAGGGATTTTGTTTCCTTTAGAGGGAAATTATACAGTTCTTGATTTTATGTGTGAATACCGAAAAAGTTCCGAGATAATTTTAGTTTCCAGAAATAAAAAAGGTCTTTTAAATCAAGTATTGCTTACAGTAGATATATTAAGAAAGTCCGATTTGAATTTTAAGGAAATAGTTTACACGAATAGAAGTGATATTGATAAAGAGGATAGTGAAATTATAGAAGAAGTATGTAAATTGACAAAATTAAGTTACAGAGTACTGGAATAA